Proteins from a single region of Ananas comosus cultivar F153 linkage group 3, ASM154086v1, whole genome shotgun sequence:
- the LOC109707089 gene encoding putative E3 ubiquitin-protein ligase LIN-2 isoform X4 translates to MASLEELLAKEGFKKGKAKQGLRGSAAPRAVSMPLYPDRGQNLLDRNTESRFQKNRARSGAFDRGTRSGWSENGGGRGGRQKYGPVRGESSVDSYDEEFLEIEGFETGGSNQSREVKSFNGRSRNSRLNSVDEAEKYKADTIVKPKVRMGRNPKQEGPGNLRCKEADLHDTICDEKLQKRNITNIQMQPSFNYDVRSRKDDEPTLDEAAIWAVVSILTSYIKLYFKDGNFRASIRHSCAACLGLGATKQKQQKDHNGAVADLKEAIQTVERVVKDNLDSVEVTKAFKKLTVISGLSSTDRKDGFAFGSLDSYLAACAHLYLSVIYKLQKKDKLSAKHLLQVFCSSPYQARTNLLPALWDRLFLPNLSHLKSWYEEEVKSIAQSPMGEKKTKLLVKMYNDVLDKGTHAFATYYKEWLIEETEAPALPSIHVPFTSYHGISQESNVPTDSDEGCSPGSSVTTQLTISNSLYLSSSSQSKNSDAADRIESKDEEEEIDEEQLTIHSDNLNQYYEETRISSQKFGIQNRIIGQIQEHHNPFLKDSSIATQLMISDSLYLSSSSQSKNLDPADATESRDEEEEIDEEQLITHSNNRNQDYEETKISSRKFGIQNHIVGQTQEDHKPFVKELNSSINAEESELYLKKLAQAVFKPQLSTVSELTKTRTFAEIADTEVLAVSLSAESFTNDKDADEGSFFSATPQDFVCPLTGQVFEDPVTLETGQTFEQAAIKEWFNRGNTTCPVSGQELECLLVPETNLVLKHLIASWKSEHFKNLLGIAVQIAGCVITQDRESKNELVLSIIEQLLGGLSLEEQLENARHLMALGGLDFLLRRFELANVDEKTRIVGLLLCCIKADGCCRNYLAVKLNSVCILELLHSKQVNARTNIVLLLTELLYLKRRATLTLFLSGLHTEAIVNTMHVLLVYLHSSPPEERAQAAVLLLHFDLMVDSRKYSIYREEAINSITLSLNGCLSDKNVIPNSRKALLMLGGHFSSSGDILTEAWMLQQAGFIDGPSAEYIDNDEEIDESVLNEETSEKEKWLNNVTMALLECRVLLKSLAKEMRHHLKELRELTWTAKRLYTTIFG, encoded by the exons ATGGCGTCGCTGGAGGAGCTTCTTGCGAAGGAAGGGTTCAAGAAGGGGAAGGCGAAGCAGGGGCTGAGGGGATCGGCCGCGCCGAGGGCGGTGAGTATGCCTCTTTACCCCGATCGCGGTCAGAATCTTTTGGATCGTAATACGGAGTCTAGGTTTCAGAAGAATAGGGCAAGATCTGGTGCCTTTGATAGGGGGACGCGATCCGGTTGGTCGGAGAATGGAGGAGGTAGAGGCGGGAGGCAGAAGTATGGCCCGGTGCGAGGGGAGAGCTCCGTTGATAGCTACGATGAGGAATTCCTCGAGATTGAGGGTTTTGAAACTGGCGGATCGAATCAGTCTCGAGAAGTTAAAAGTTTTAATGGAAGGTCACGTAATTCTCGTTTAAATAGTGTTGACGAGGCAGAGAAGTATAAAGCCGACACAATTGTTAAGCCCAAGGTTAGGATGGGTAGAAACCCTAAGCAAGAAGGTCCTGGAAATCTTAGATGCAAGGAGGCCGACTTGCATGATACGATTTGTGATGAAAAGCTTCAGAAAAGAAATATTACAAACATTCAGATGCAACCAAGCTTTAATTATGACGTTCGGAGTAGAAAGGATGATGAACCGACCCTTGATGAGGCTGCAATCTGGGCTGTTGTCTCGATATTGACTAGTTATATAAAGCTATACTTTAAAGATGGAAACTTCCGTGCATCAATCCGTCACAGCTGTGCTGCTTGCCTAGGCCTTGGTGCAACTAAACAGAAACAACAAAAGGATCATAATGGAGCAGTCGCTGACCTAAAGGAAGCGATTCAAACTGTTGAAAGAGTAGTTAAAGATAATTTGGATTCGGTTGAAGTTACAAAAGCTTTTAAGAAACTAACTGTTATCTCGGGATTGAGTTCAACAGATAGAAAGGATGGATTTGCATTTGGAAGTCTTGATTCATATCTGGCTGCGTGCGCCCATCTCTACCTTAGTGTAATTTATAAGCTTCAGAAGAAAGATAAGCTTTCGGCTAAGCATCTTCTTCAGGTCTTTTGTAGTTCACCGTACCAGGCGCGGACTAATCTTCTCCCGGCCTTGTGGGACCGTCTTTTCCTTCCTAATCTATCTCATTTAAAGTCATGGTATGAGGAAGAAGTCAAGTCTATAGCACAATCACCCATGGGAGAGAAGAAGACAAAGCTTCTCGTCAAAATGTACAATGATGTATTGGACAAGGGTACTCATGCTTTTGCTACTTATTACAAAGAGTGGCTTATAGAGGAGACTGAAGCTCCAGCACTTCCGTCTATTCATGTCCCTTTTACATCTTATCATGGAATTTCACAAGAGTCAAATGTTCCCACTGATTCTGATGAAGGTTGTAGTCCTGGCAGTTCTGTTACCACTCAGCTGACGATAAGCAATAGCTTGTATCTATCTTCTTCGAGCCAATCAAAGAATTCGGATGCAGCTGATAGAATAGAAAGTAAAGATGAAGAGGAGGAGATTGATGAAGAGCAACTAACCATTCATTCCGACAATCTCAATCAATACTATGAGGAAACCAGGATTTCCTCTCAAAAGTTCGGGATTCAAAACCGTATTATAGGGCAGATACAAGAACATCACAACCCTTTCTTGAAGGACAGTTCTATTGCCACTCAGCTGATGATCAGTGATAGCTTGTATCTATCTTCTTCCAGCCAATCAAAGAATTTGGATCCAGCTGATGCAACAGAAAGTagagatgaggaagaggagatTGATGAAGAGCAATTAATCACTCATTCCAACAACCGCAATCAAGACTATGAGGAAACCAAGATTTCCTCTCGCAAGTTCGGGATTCAAAACCATATAGTAGGACAAACACAAGAAGATCATAAACCTTTCGTGAAGGAGCTAAATTCATCTATTAAT GCTGAAGAAAGTGAGCTTTACCTTAAAAAATTAGCACAGGCAGTTTTCAAACCACag ctTAGTACTGTATCTGAGCTGACAAAAACTAGGACATTTGCTGAGATTGCTGATACAGAGGTATTGGCAGTTAGTTTGAG CGCAGAGTCATTTACAAATGACAAAGATGCTGATGAAGGGTCCTTTTTCTCTGCTACTCCACAAGATTTTGTCTGCCCTTTAACAGGGCAGGTCTTTGAAGATCCTGTGACATTGGAGACAGGACAAACCTTTGAGCAAGCAGCTATAAAAGAATGGTTCAATCGCGGCAATACAACATGCCCAGTTAGTGGGCAGGAACTTGAATGTTTGTTGGTCCCAGAAACTAATTTGGTATTGAAGCACTTGATTGCTAGTTGGAAATCCGAACATTTTAAAAATCTGCTAGGTATTGCTGTGCAAATAGCTGGGTGTGTGATAACACAAGATCGTGAATCAAAAAATGAGTTAGTTTTGTCCATAATAGAGCAACTTCTTGGGGGTTTAAGCTTGGAGGAACAACTTGAAAATGCAAGACACCTTATGGCTTTGGGTGGCTTAGATTTTCTTTTACGCAGGTTTGAATTAGCAAACGTGGATGAGAAAACACGCATAGTTGGACTTCTGTTATGCTGTATCAAGGCAGATGGTTGTTGCAGGAACTACCTGGCGGTGAAACTAAACAGTGTGTGTATCCTTGAGCTTCTGCACAGTAAGCAGGTCAATGCACGAACAAACATAGTGTTGCTGCTGACTGAACTACTCTACCTGAAAAG AAGGGCAACGCTCACATTGTTCTTAAGTGGTTTGCACACGGAGGCAATTGTGAATACAATGCATGTCCTGCTTGTGTATCTTCATAGTTCCCCACCAGAAGAAAGAGCTCAGGCTGCTGTTCTCCTTTTACACTTTGATCTGATG GTAGATTCCCGTAAGTATAGCATATACAGAGAAGAGGCCATTAATAGCATTACACTATCACTTAATGGCTGCTTATCAGACAAGAATGTGATACCAAACTCTCGGAAAGCGCTTCTGATGTTAGGGGGGCACTTCTCTTCTTCTGGAGATATATTGACAGAGGCTTGGATGCTGCAACAAGCAGGATTCATTGATGGTCCTAGTGCCGAATATATTGATAATGACGAGGAGATTGATGAAAGTGTGCTG AACGAAGAAACATCAGAAAAGGAGAAGTGGCTAAATAATGTCACCATGGCACTTCTTG AGTGCAGGGTCTTGCTAAAGTCATTGGCAAAGGAGATGCGCCATCATTTGAAGGAGCTCAGAGAACTAACTTGGACGGCGAAGCGGCTTTATACAACAATATTTGGATGA
- the LOC109707089 gene encoding putative E3 ubiquitin-protein ligase LIN isoform X1: MASLEELLAKEGFKKGKAKQGLRGSAAPRAVSMPLYPDRGQNLLDRNTESRFQKNRARSGAFDRGTRSGWSENGGGRGGRQKYGPVRGESSVDSYDEEFLEIEGFETGGSNQSREVKSFNGRSRNSRLNSVDEAEKYKADTIVKPKVRMGRNPKQEGPGNLRCKEADLHDTICDEKLQKRNITNIQMQPSFNYDVRSRKDDEPTLDEAAIWAVVSILTSYIKLYFKDGNFRASIRHSCAACLGLGATKQKQQKDHNGAVADLKEAIQTVERVVKDNLDSVEVTKAFKKLTVISGLSSTDRKDGFAFGSLDSYLAACAHLYLSVIYKLQKKDKLSAKHLLQVFCSSPYQARTNLLPALWDRLFLPNLSHLKSWYEEEVKSIAQSPMGEKKTKLLVKMYNDVLDKGTHAFATYYKEWLIEETEAPALPSIHVPFTSYHGISQESNVPTDSDEGCSPGSSVTTQLTISNSLYLSSSSQSKNSDAADRIESKDEEEEIDEEQLTIHSDNLNQYYEETRISSQKFGIQNRIIGQIQEHHNPFLKDSSIATQLMISDSLYLSSSSQSKNLDPADATESRDEEEEIDEEQLITHSNNRNQDYEETKISSRKFGIQNHIVGQTQEDHKPFVKELNSSINAEESELYLKKLAQAVFKPQLSTVSELTKTRTFAEIADTEVLAVSLSAESFTNDKDADEGSFFSATPQDFVCPLTGQVFEDPVTLETGQTFEQAAIKEWFNRGNTTCPVSGQELECLLVPETNLVLKHLIASWKSEHFKNLLGIAVQIAGCVITQDRESKNELVLSIIEQLLGGLSLEEQLENARHLMALGGLDFLLRRFELANVDEKTRIVGLLLCCIKADGCCRNYLAVKLNSVCILELLHSKQVNARTNIVLLLTELLYLKRRATLTLFLSGLHTEAIVNTMHVLLVYLHSSPPEERAQAAVLLLHFDLMVDSRKYSIYREEAINSITLSLNGCLSDKNVIPNSRKALLMLGGHFSSSGDILTEAWMLQQAGFIDGPSAEYIDNDEEIDESVLNEETSEKEKWLNNVTMALLGNARRSFLEALSKCLDSGNVELVRACLTTVAWLSHSLVSLSTSEIQLFAFSILIPRLKECLGNSMEVENRVLACISLLNFSNIPECRVLLKSLAKEMRHHLKELRELTWTAKRLYTTIFG, encoded by the exons ATGGCGTCGCTGGAGGAGCTTCTTGCGAAGGAAGGGTTCAAGAAGGGGAAGGCGAAGCAGGGGCTGAGGGGATCGGCCGCGCCGAGGGCGGTGAGTATGCCTCTTTACCCCGATCGCGGTCAGAATCTTTTGGATCGTAATACGGAGTCTAGGTTTCAGAAGAATAGGGCAAGATCTGGTGCCTTTGATAGGGGGACGCGATCCGGTTGGTCGGAGAATGGAGGAGGTAGAGGCGGGAGGCAGAAGTATGGCCCGGTGCGAGGGGAGAGCTCCGTTGATAGCTACGATGAGGAATTCCTCGAGATTGAGGGTTTTGAAACTGGCGGATCGAATCAGTCTCGAGAAGTTAAAAGTTTTAATGGAAGGTCACGTAATTCTCGTTTAAATAGTGTTGACGAGGCAGAGAAGTATAAAGCCGACACAATTGTTAAGCCCAAGGTTAGGATGGGTAGAAACCCTAAGCAAGAAGGTCCTGGAAATCTTAGATGCAAGGAGGCCGACTTGCATGATACGATTTGTGATGAAAAGCTTCAGAAAAGAAATATTACAAACATTCAGATGCAACCAAGCTTTAATTATGACGTTCGGAGTAGAAAGGATGATGAACCGACCCTTGATGAGGCTGCAATCTGGGCTGTTGTCTCGATATTGACTAGTTATATAAAGCTATACTTTAAAGATGGAAACTTCCGTGCATCAATCCGTCACAGCTGTGCTGCTTGCCTAGGCCTTGGTGCAACTAAACAGAAACAACAAAAGGATCATAATGGAGCAGTCGCTGACCTAAAGGAAGCGATTCAAACTGTTGAAAGAGTAGTTAAAGATAATTTGGATTCGGTTGAAGTTACAAAAGCTTTTAAGAAACTAACTGTTATCTCGGGATTGAGTTCAACAGATAGAAAGGATGGATTTGCATTTGGAAGTCTTGATTCATATCTGGCTGCGTGCGCCCATCTCTACCTTAGTGTAATTTATAAGCTTCAGAAGAAAGATAAGCTTTCGGCTAAGCATCTTCTTCAGGTCTTTTGTAGTTCACCGTACCAGGCGCGGACTAATCTTCTCCCGGCCTTGTGGGACCGTCTTTTCCTTCCTAATCTATCTCATTTAAAGTCATGGTATGAGGAAGAAGTCAAGTCTATAGCACAATCACCCATGGGAGAGAAGAAGACAAAGCTTCTCGTCAAAATGTACAATGATGTATTGGACAAGGGTACTCATGCTTTTGCTACTTATTACAAAGAGTGGCTTATAGAGGAGACTGAAGCTCCAGCACTTCCGTCTATTCATGTCCCTTTTACATCTTATCATGGAATTTCACAAGAGTCAAATGTTCCCACTGATTCTGATGAAGGTTGTAGTCCTGGCAGTTCTGTTACCACTCAGCTGACGATAAGCAATAGCTTGTATCTATCTTCTTCGAGCCAATCAAAGAATTCGGATGCAGCTGATAGAATAGAAAGTAAAGATGAAGAGGAGGAGATTGATGAAGAGCAACTAACCATTCATTCCGACAATCTCAATCAATACTATGAGGAAACCAGGATTTCCTCTCAAAAGTTCGGGATTCAAAACCGTATTATAGGGCAGATACAAGAACATCACAACCCTTTCTTGAAGGACAGTTCTATTGCCACTCAGCTGATGATCAGTGATAGCTTGTATCTATCTTCTTCCAGCCAATCAAAGAATTTGGATCCAGCTGATGCAACAGAAAGTagagatgaggaagaggagatTGATGAAGAGCAATTAATCACTCATTCCAACAACCGCAATCAAGACTATGAGGAAACCAAGATTTCCTCTCGCAAGTTCGGGATTCAAAACCATATAGTAGGACAAACACAAGAAGATCATAAACCTTTCGTGAAGGAGCTAAATTCATCTATTAAT GCTGAAGAAAGTGAGCTTTACCTTAAAAAATTAGCACAGGCAGTTTTCAAACCACag ctTAGTACTGTATCTGAGCTGACAAAAACTAGGACATTTGCTGAGATTGCTGATACAGAGGTATTGGCAGTTAGTTTGAG CGCAGAGTCATTTACAAATGACAAAGATGCTGATGAAGGGTCCTTTTTCTCTGCTACTCCACAAGATTTTGTCTGCCCTTTAACAGGGCAGGTCTTTGAAGATCCTGTGACATTGGAGACAGGACAAACCTTTGAGCAAGCAGCTATAAAAGAATGGTTCAATCGCGGCAATACAACATGCCCAGTTAGTGGGCAGGAACTTGAATGTTTGTTGGTCCCAGAAACTAATTTGGTATTGAAGCACTTGATTGCTAGTTGGAAATCCGAACATTTTAAAAATCTGCTAGGTATTGCTGTGCAAATAGCTGGGTGTGTGATAACACAAGATCGTGAATCAAAAAATGAGTTAGTTTTGTCCATAATAGAGCAACTTCTTGGGGGTTTAAGCTTGGAGGAACAACTTGAAAATGCAAGACACCTTATGGCTTTGGGTGGCTTAGATTTTCTTTTACGCAGGTTTGAATTAGCAAACGTGGATGAGAAAACACGCATAGTTGGACTTCTGTTATGCTGTATCAAGGCAGATGGTTGTTGCAGGAACTACCTGGCGGTGAAACTAAACAGTGTGTGTATCCTTGAGCTTCTGCACAGTAAGCAGGTCAATGCACGAACAAACATAGTGTTGCTGCTGACTGAACTACTCTACCTGAAAAG AAGGGCAACGCTCACATTGTTCTTAAGTGGTTTGCACACGGAGGCAATTGTGAATACAATGCATGTCCTGCTTGTGTATCTTCATAGTTCCCCACCAGAAGAAAGAGCTCAGGCTGCTGTTCTCCTTTTACACTTTGATCTGATG GTAGATTCCCGTAAGTATAGCATATACAGAGAAGAGGCCATTAATAGCATTACACTATCACTTAATGGCTGCTTATCAGACAAGAATGTGATACCAAACTCTCGGAAAGCGCTTCTGATGTTAGGGGGGCACTTCTCTTCTTCTGGAGATATATTGACAGAGGCTTGGATGCTGCAACAAGCAGGATTCATTGATGGTCCTAGTGCCGAATATATTGATAATGACGAGGAGATTGATGAAAGTGTGCTG AACGAAGAAACATCAGAAAAGGAGAAGTGGCTAAATAATGTCACCATGGCACTTCTTGGTAATGCAAGGCGATCGTTCCTTGAGGCTCTCTCCAAATGTTTAGATTCTGGGAATGTGGAGCTAGTAAGGGCATGCCTGACCACAGTGGCATGGCTTAGCCATTCACTTGTATCACTTTCTACCAGTGAAATTCAGCTCTTTGCGTTCTCCATTCTCATTCCTCGATTAAAAGAATGTTTGGGGAACAGCATGGAAGTAGAGAACAGAGTACTCGCTTGTATTTCGCTACTCAATTTCAGCAATATTCCAG AGTGCAGGGTCTTGCTAAAGTCATTGGCAAAGGAGATGCGCCATCATTTGAAGGAGCTCAGAGAACTAACTTGGACGGCGAAGCGGCTTTATACAACAATATTTGGATGA
- the LOC109707089 gene encoding putative E3 ubiquitin-protein ligase LIN isoform X3, which translates to MASLEELLAKEGFKKGKAKQGLRGSAAPRAVSMPLYPDRGQNLLDRNTESRFQKNRARSGAFDRGTRSGWSENGGGRGGRQKYGPVRGESSVDSYDEEFLEIEGFETGGSNQSREVKSFNGRSRNSRLNSVDEAEKYKADTIVKPKVRMGRNPKQEGPGNLRCKEADLHDTICDEKLQKRNITNIQMQPSFNYDVRSRKDDEPTLDEAAIWAVVSILTSYIKLYFKDGNFRASIRHSCAACLGLGATKQKQQKDHNGAVADLKEAIQTVERVVKDNLDSVEVTKAFKKLTVISGLSSTDRKDGFAFGSLDSYLAACAHLYLSVIYKLQKKDKLSAKHLLQVFCSSPYQARTNLLPALWDRLFLPNLSHLKSWYEEEVKSIAQSPMGEKKTKLLVKMYNDVLDKGTHAFATYYKEWLIEETEAPALPSIHVPFTSYHGISQESNVPTDSDEGCSPGSSVTTQLTISNSLYLSSSSQSKNSDAADRIESKDEEEEIDEEQLTIHSDNLNQYYEETRISSQKFGIQNRIIGQIQEHHNPFLKDSSIATQLMISDSLYLSSSSQSKNLDPADATESRDEEEEIDEEQLITHSNNRNQDYEETKISSRKFGIQNHIVGQTQEDHKPFVKELNSSINAEESELYLKKLAQAVFKPQLSTVSELTKTRTFAEIADTEVLAVSLSAESFTNDKDADEGSFFSATPQDFVCPLTGQVFEDPVTLETGQTFEQAAIKEWFNRGNTTCPVSGQELECLLVPETNLVLKHLIASWKSEHFKNLLGIAVQIAGCVITQDRESKNELVLSIIEQLLGGLSLEEQLENARHLMALGGLDFLLRRFELANVDEKTRIVGLLLCCIKADGCCRNYLAVKLNSVCILELLHSKQVNARTNIVLLLTELLYLKRRATLTLFLSGLHTEAIVNTMHVLLVYLHSSPPEERAQAAVLLLHFDLMVDSRKYSIYREEAINSITLSLNGCLSDKNVIPNSRKALLMLGGHFSSSGDILTEAWMLQQAGFIDGPSAEYIDNDEEIDESVLNEETSEKEKWLNNVTMALLGNARRSFLEALSKCLDSGNVELVRACLTTVAWLSHSLVSLSTSEIQLFAFSILIPRLKECLGNSMEVENRVLACISLLNFSNIPGSC; encoded by the exons ATGGCGTCGCTGGAGGAGCTTCTTGCGAAGGAAGGGTTCAAGAAGGGGAAGGCGAAGCAGGGGCTGAGGGGATCGGCCGCGCCGAGGGCGGTGAGTATGCCTCTTTACCCCGATCGCGGTCAGAATCTTTTGGATCGTAATACGGAGTCTAGGTTTCAGAAGAATAGGGCAAGATCTGGTGCCTTTGATAGGGGGACGCGATCCGGTTGGTCGGAGAATGGAGGAGGTAGAGGCGGGAGGCAGAAGTATGGCCCGGTGCGAGGGGAGAGCTCCGTTGATAGCTACGATGAGGAATTCCTCGAGATTGAGGGTTTTGAAACTGGCGGATCGAATCAGTCTCGAGAAGTTAAAAGTTTTAATGGAAGGTCACGTAATTCTCGTTTAAATAGTGTTGACGAGGCAGAGAAGTATAAAGCCGACACAATTGTTAAGCCCAAGGTTAGGATGGGTAGAAACCCTAAGCAAGAAGGTCCTGGAAATCTTAGATGCAAGGAGGCCGACTTGCATGATACGATTTGTGATGAAAAGCTTCAGAAAAGAAATATTACAAACATTCAGATGCAACCAAGCTTTAATTATGACGTTCGGAGTAGAAAGGATGATGAACCGACCCTTGATGAGGCTGCAATCTGGGCTGTTGTCTCGATATTGACTAGTTATATAAAGCTATACTTTAAAGATGGAAACTTCCGTGCATCAATCCGTCACAGCTGTGCTGCTTGCCTAGGCCTTGGTGCAACTAAACAGAAACAACAAAAGGATCATAATGGAGCAGTCGCTGACCTAAAGGAAGCGATTCAAACTGTTGAAAGAGTAGTTAAAGATAATTTGGATTCGGTTGAAGTTACAAAAGCTTTTAAGAAACTAACTGTTATCTCGGGATTGAGTTCAACAGATAGAAAGGATGGATTTGCATTTGGAAGTCTTGATTCATATCTGGCTGCGTGCGCCCATCTCTACCTTAGTGTAATTTATAAGCTTCAGAAGAAAGATAAGCTTTCGGCTAAGCATCTTCTTCAGGTCTTTTGTAGTTCACCGTACCAGGCGCGGACTAATCTTCTCCCGGCCTTGTGGGACCGTCTTTTCCTTCCTAATCTATCTCATTTAAAGTCATGGTATGAGGAAGAAGTCAAGTCTATAGCACAATCACCCATGGGAGAGAAGAAGACAAAGCTTCTCGTCAAAATGTACAATGATGTATTGGACAAGGGTACTCATGCTTTTGCTACTTATTACAAAGAGTGGCTTATAGAGGAGACTGAAGCTCCAGCACTTCCGTCTATTCATGTCCCTTTTACATCTTATCATGGAATTTCACAAGAGTCAAATGTTCCCACTGATTCTGATGAAGGTTGTAGTCCTGGCAGTTCTGTTACCACTCAGCTGACGATAAGCAATAGCTTGTATCTATCTTCTTCGAGCCAATCAAAGAATTCGGATGCAGCTGATAGAATAGAAAGTAAAGATGAAGAGGAGGAGATTGATGAAGAGCAACTAACCATTCATTCCGACAATCTCAATCAATACTATGAGGAAACCAGGATTTCCTCTCAAAAGTTCGGGATTCAAAACCGTATTATAGGGCAGATACAAGAACATCACAACCCTTTCTTGAAGGACAGTTCTATTGCCACTCAGCTGATGATCAGTGATAGCTTGTATCTATCTTCTTCCAGCCAATCAAAGAATTTGGATCCAGCTGATGCAACAGAAAGTagagatgaggaagaggagatTGATGAAGAGCAATTAATCACTCATTCCAACAACCGCAATCAAGACTATGAGGAAACCAAGATTTCCTCTCGCAAGTTCGGGATTCAAAACCATATAGTAGGACAAACACAAGAAGATCATAAACCTTTCGTGAAGGAGCTAAATTCATCTATTAAT GCTGAAGAAAGTGAGCTTTACCTTAAAAAATTAGCACAGGCAGTTTTCAAACCACag ctTAGTACTGTATCTGAGCTGACAAAAACTAGGACATTTGCTGAGATTGCTGATACAGAGGTATTGGCAGTTAGTTTGAG CGCAGAGTCATTTACAAATGACAAAGATGCTGATGAAGGGTCCTTTTTCTCTGCTACTCCACAAGATTTTGTCTGCCCTTTAACAGGGCAGGTCTTTGAAGATCCTGTGACATTGGAGACAGGACAAACCTTTGAGCAAGCAGCTATAAAAGAATGGTTCAATCGCGGCAATACAACATGCCCAGTTAGTGGGCAGGAACTTGAATGTTTGTTGGTCCCAGAAACTAATTTGGTATTGAAGCACTTGATTGCTAGTTGGAAATCCGAACATTTTAAAAATCTGCTAGGTATTGCTGTGCAAATAGCTGGGTGTGTGATAACACAAGATCGTGAATCAAAAAATGAGTTAGTTTTGTCCATAATAGAGCAACTTCTTGGGGGTTTAAGCTTGGAGGAACAACTTGAAAATGCAAGACACCTTATGGCTTTGGGTGGCTTAGATTTTCTTTTACGCAGGTTTGAATTAGCAAACGTGGATGAGAAAACACGCATAGTTGGACTTCTGTTATGCTGTATCAAGGCAGATGGTTGTTGCAGGAACTACCTGGCGGTGAAACTAAACAGTGTGTGTATCCTTGAGCTTCTGCACAGTAAGCAGGTCAATGCACGAACAAACATAGTGTTGCTGCTGACTGAACTACTCTACCTGAAAAG AAGGGCAACGCTCACATTGTTCTTAAGTGGTTTGCACACGGAGGCAATTGTGAATACAATGCATGTCCTGCTTGTGTATCTTCATAGTTCCCCACCAGAAGAAAGAGCTCAGGCTGCTGTTCTCCTTTTACACTTTGATCTGATG GTAGATTCCCGTAAGTATAGCATATACAGAGAAGAGGCCATTAATAGCATTACACTATCACTTAATGGCTGCTTATCAGACAAGAATGTGATACCAAACTCTCGGAAAGCGCTTCTGATGTTAGGGGGGCACTTCTCTTCTTCTGGAGATATATTGACAGAGGCTTGGATGCTGCAACAAGCAGGATTCATTGATGGTCCTAGTGCCGAATATATTGATAATGACGAGGAGATTGATGAAAGTGTGCTG AACGAAGAAACATCAGAAAAGGAGAAGTGGCTAAATAATGTCACCATGGCACTTCTTGGTAATGCAAGGCGATCGTTCCTTGAGGCTCTCTCCAAATGTTTAGATTCTGGGAATGTGGAGCTAGTAAGGGCATGCCTGACCACAGTGGCATGGCTTAGCCATTCACTTGTATCACTTTCTACCAGTGAAATTCAGCTCTTTGCGTTCTCCATTCTCATTCCTCGATTAAAAGAATGTTTGGGGAACAGCATGGAAGTAGAGAACAGAGTACTCGCTTGTATTTCGCTACTCAATTTCAGCAATATTCCAG GGTCTTGCTAA